One genomic window of Cricetulus griseus strain 17A/GY chromosome 3, alternate assembly CriGri-PICRH-1.0, whole genome shotgun sequence includes the following:
- the LOC100763142 gene encoding olfactory receptor 5AN1: protein MIVGRNITQITQFVLLGFADFPQIIALLFVMFLTLYITALTWNLSLLVLIRMDSHLHTPMYFFLSNLSFVDLCYITSTVPKMLSNFFQEKQTISFGGCIIQYFIFSTMALTECCLMTAMAYDRYAAICKPLLYSSIMSPTLCARMVMGSCTAGLLGSLSQMCALLKLHFCGPNVIRHFFCDISQLLNLSCTDTFFAQVLLALLTMLFGLTNALVIMTSYGFIVLSIMKITSAKGRSKAFNTCASHLTAVSFFYISGIFVYLRSSSGGSSSFDRFTSVFYTVVIPMLNPLIYSLRNKEIKDSMKRMQKKTFCSQGYR from the coding sequence ATGATTGTGGGAAGAAATATTACCCAGATCACCCAGTTCGTCCTCCTGGGATTCGCAGATTTCCCCCAAATCATAGCATTGCTCTTTGTTATGTTCCTCACACTTTACATTACAGCACTGACCTGGAACCTGTCCCTTCTTGTTTTAATAAGGATGGACTCCcacctccacacacccatgtacttcttcctcagtaACCTGTCCTTTGTAGACCTCTGCTACATCACCTCTACAGTACCCAAGATGCTCTCAAACTTCTTCCAGGAAAAGCAAACTATCAGCTTTGGGGGATGCATAATTCAATACTTCATCTTTTCTACTATGGCACTGACTGAATGTTGCCTCATGACAGCCATGGCCTATGACAGGTATGCTGCCATTTGTAAGCCACTGCTGTATTCATCAATCATGTCACCCACCCTCTGTGCTCGCATGGTGATGGGAAGCTGTACAGCAGGGCTCCTAGGTTCTTTATCTCAGATGTGTGCATTGCTGAAGCTCCACTTCTGTGGACCTAATGTCATCAGACATTTCTTCTGTGACATATCACAGCTGTTAAATCTATCCTGTACTGACACTTTCTTTGCCCAGGTCCTGCTTGCTTTACTAACAATGTTGTTTGGGCTTACAAATGCCTTAGTCATCATGACGTCCTATGGCTTTATCGTCTTGTCCATCATGAAGATCACTTCAGCTAAGGGCAGGTCTAAAGCATTCAACACCTGTGCTTCTCACCTGACAGCTGTTTCCTTCTTCTACATTTCTGGTATCTTTGTCTATTTGCGTTCCAGCTCTGGTGGCTCCTCCAGCTTTGACAGATTTACATCTGTCTTCTACACTGTGGTGATTCCCATGTTGAATCCTTTGATATATAGTCTGAGAAACAAGGAAATCAAAGATTCTATGAAGAGGATGCAGAAAAAGACATTCTGCAGCCAAGGTTACAGATAA
- the LOC100758506 gene encoding olfactory receptor 5A2, which yields MAGGRNNTAVTRFILLGFSDQPQMKIFLFMLFLGIYLLTLTWNLSLITLIRMDTHLHTPMYFFLSNLSFLDICYSSSTTPKMLSDIITDQNTISFVGCATQYFVFCGMGLTECLLLAAMAYDRYAAVCNPLLYMALMSHSLCLKLVVGAYMGGFLSSLIETCSIYQHDFCGPNIINHFFCDLPPVLALSCSDIFTSQVVTFILGVVVGVMSVLVVLISYGYIVAAVLRIGSAKGRTKAFSTSASHLTAVTLFYGSGLFMYMRPSSSYSLSQDKVVSVFYAVVIPLVNPIIYSLRNQDIKNAMRKAMERDYMLSQEHSFF from the coding sequence ATGGCTGGAGGAAGAAACAATACAGCTGTGACCAGATTCATCCTCCTGGGGTTTTCAGATCAACCTCAAATGAAGATCTTCCTTTTTATGCTCTTTCTGGGAATTTACCTCCTGACCCTAACCTGGAACCTGAGCCTCATCACCCTCATCAGGATGGACACTCATCTCCAtacacccatgtacttcttcctcagtaACCTCTCCTTCCTAGACATCTGCTATTCATCCTCCACCACCCCCAAGATGCTTTCTGACATCATCACAGATCAGAACACCATTTCTTTCGTTGGCTGTGCCACACAATACTTTGTCTTCTGTGGAATGGGGCTGACTGAATGCTTGCTCCTGGcagccatggcctatgaccgctatgctGCAGTCTGCAACCCACTGCTCTACATGGCTCTCATGTCCCATTCTCTGTGTTTGAAGTTAGTGGTTGGTGCCTATATGGGCGGCTTCCTTAGTTCTCTGATTGAAACATGTTCTATCTACCAGCACGATTTCTGTGGGCCCAACATAATCAACCACTTCTTCTGTGACCTTCCACCAGTCCTGGCTCTGTCCTGCTCTGACATCTTCACCAGCCAGGTAGTGACCTTCATTTTGGGTGTTGTTGTGGGAGTAATGTCTGTCCTAGTGGTCCTCATCTCTTATGGATACATTGTTGCTGCTGTCCTAAGGATCGGCTCAGCTAAAGGTAGGACCAAGGCCTTCAGCACCAGTGCATCTCACTTGACTGCTGTGACCCTCTTCTATGGCTCTGGTCTCTTCATGTACATGAGACCCAGTTCCAGCTATTCCCTCAGCCAAGACAAGGTGGTGTCTGTATTCTATGCTGTAGTGATTCCCCTGGTGAACCCCATCATCTATAGCCTCAGAAATCAGGACATCAAAAATGCCATGAGGAAGGCTATGGAAAGGGACTACATGCTTTCTCAAGAGCACTCATTTTTCTGA